TATAGTTCCTTTTGAGCATCAGTATTATCTAAATCGTCTGTAATATCCTTAAATTTCTTAGAGGTATCTGCAATATCCTTTTCTAAGACTATTTCTTCGATACGTTCTAACTTATGGATTTTTGATAAATTATGGTCCTTGATTACAGTACTGATAGCCTCAAATTTTACAAGAATGTCTAGCTTTAACTGATCAAGCTTATCAATAACAGTCTCATTAGGTAGGTTGCGATTTTCATAATACCAATCTCTTTGCTTCTTATTAGCAGCATTTTGAGTGCTCTTCACTGAGCTTAAAAATACATCAACTAAATTATCTTGCAGATTATAATATTGGTTAGCAATAAAAGCTATTAAATGAAGATCTACGTCTGTCTGATCTTTTCTAAGTAAGTGATTTGTTTTGGTTTTAATGACACTTGATGAAAAATACCTAATATCCTCAGCTGTTAATTGCAATTTTCGCAAAAGAGGCTCAATATGTCCATATAGCTCTTTAAGCAAAACCATATCATCTAGTTTATCCTTAATTTTTAGCGGTGTTTTGCCTTGAGAAGGCTTTTTTAACAAAGTGAGTTTGTACTTATTAGACTCTGATTCTTGTTCGAATAAGCACTTCAGCATATTGCTACATTCTGGGGTTATATGATCTTTAATTATAGCATTTAACTTTGACTTATAGCTATTGATATTAGATAAAATTAGATTTTGAATCGTATAATAAGCAGGCAAAATAACCTTATCAGCTATTATTAAGTCGATACATCGCCAAAAAATTAGCTTGGGTTTTAGATATTGCTTAACCATATCAAATACCTCTATATCTAGCTTCTTTTGGTACGAATTATTAAATCTTTGGAAGCCAAATAATTTGATTATTTTTAACTGATGCCCTTGCTGAGTACGTTTAACATAACTTTCTGGACAAAATGCTTTTTCGTTATAACCTAAAGATTTTACAACATAAAGAATATCAAGGTTATTAAAATATCTTGGATCATAAAATCTTTTAGAAAACTTAAAATATCCCCAACTAAGCAAAAAACCTATTTGATTGGAAGGGGTTCGTAACTCTTTAGCAAATTCCAGTACTTGCTTTGGAAAACTAAAACAAACTTTACGTTCTAATGAACTTAGTTCGGGTGGAGTTTGAAAAGCTAACAAGCTATTTTTATCCAAAATATTCATTCTTGGCATAATATGACCTAAATTAGTATTGTTTTCTAAATATTACTATGGTATAGTATACATAGTTTTTAATATATTTAAAAATACGCGTTTAAGGACATAATAGATTATAATTCTTGTTGCTTCACAAACGATCGTTTAAGATACAAAATTTATTATGAAAATTGGCTATATCAGAGTTTCTAAAGTTGATGGCTCTCAAAACTTTGATCTTCAAAAAGATGCATTAATAAATTCTGGAGTATCAGAAGAAAACATTTATGAAGATCAAGCATCTGGAGCTAAAGATAATCGTCCAGGTCTTATAGCTTGCCTCAAAGCCTTAAGAAAGGGAGATACTCTAGTAGTATGGAAATTGGACAGACTAGGCAGAGATCTTAAGCATTTAGTCAATACAGTACAAGATCTTTCAGAACGTCAGGTTGGATTTAAAGTCCTAGCTGGACAAGGAGCTAATATCAACACCACAACCCCTAACGGTAGGTTAGTGTTCGGAATTTTTGCTGCATTAGCGGAATTTGAATCTGAGCTTATCAGAGAAAGAACAAAGGCAGGACTTGCTGCAGCACGGGCTAGAGGACGTAAAGGAGGTAGAAAATCTGCTTTATCGAAAGCTCAAATACGCCTAGCACAAGCAGCTATGGCATCTCGAGATACTAAAGTATCAGAACTATGCAAAGAAATAGGTGTTACTAGAGCTACTCTCTATCGCTACGTCTCTCCAAACGGTACAATCAGACCTCACGGCCAAAAACTCCTCAATTCTTAACAAACTACCATAACACTTTTTAAGCTTAGATCTAGGCTTTAACGCTTTTCTAATATTTTGCTTATTTATTTGTTTGACTTAAGGTTCGTAAAGATATTATATTTTTAAGTATAAATATGAAAAATATTTATAAAGGATCAGTAAAAGCTATGTTGCATCCCAGAAAAGGAAGAAAAAACATCACAATATAAACCTTTGTAACGCAAGCTTACTTTAATTACATTTTTTAAATATAAAGTTATGACAAATAAAACAACTATAGTACCTATTCCTGGTTGTGGGTGGGCAAGAATCACGATAGATAACAAATCTGATATAGATCAAAATAATAATTTTAATACAATGTCTTTATACGAAGCTCGTATGCGTGAAGATATGAAAAGGATTAAAGCTCATGCAAAAGCCACCGTAAATGGTTACGGAGAAGATAACTTAAAAGTAAAAGCATTACTTAATGGCGCCACTTTAGGAAGTATAAGATCAGTTAATGAATTACTACAACAAGGGATGAGTGTTAATTTTAAAAATAGTTGTGGTATTACTCCATTAATAGCTGCTGCTGAACGTGGTTATATAGAAATAGTTCAAGCTTTAATACAAGCAGGTGCAGATTTAAATGCAAGAGATAACACAGGTTCAACAGCACTGATTAGGGCTGCTTACAACGGCCATACTGGAATAATCAAAGCATTAATAGAAGCTGGAGCGGACTTGGATTTGAAAGATAATAATAAAAATACTGCTTTAATGTTAGCTGCTAAGTATGATTTTATGAAGATAGTCTATGGATTATGTAAAAATGGAGCAGATTTAAGATTTAGTCCAGATAAAACTATTTTAGACTGCCCTCAAGTTCTAAAAATTCCTGGTCTCATGGAAGAACTTGAAACGTTGATGATCAAACAATTAAATCAAAAAATTGAAAAGGGGTACAAGGATTTGAGGTTCGAGAAGGCTGATGCAGAAGTTGCTCACAAACTTTATAACAAAACTCAATATAAAGATAATAAAAAGCTACAGGAAACCATAAAACTTTTTGATGAAGCTTCAACTAAGTATATAGGCGATACATTATTAGGTGCTCAACTACCTATATATCCAACTGAATATAAACTTTTTGAAGGAAAATTAAAACCGGCACAAAAAGAAGGCACAAAAATATTCAAAACGGTACCTGATGATTCTCCACAAAAACATGCTGTACGAGATGATTCAAAAATTTCCGGTTATTCTGGGGAAAAAACTGATATGTTAAGCCAAAAAGATATAGCAGACTTATTAGGAAAGTATTTAGAAATACGAGATATAGGCAGATTAAGACAGGTGAGTAAAATTATCAAAACCAATACTATGGATCATGATACTGAAGTATCAGGCGATTCAATTAAAGATGAAGTATCAGGAACCTGTACAGAACCTTCGATCCTTGGTCATCAAGATGAAAATGATACGACATCAATCTGTCAATAACGGATGAAACTTGGATTACACATTGGTAAATAGGCTTTTCCAAACCTCAATATCATGTGCAAAGAAGAGGTAAGGATGAGCTGGAATTACTTTAGCTAACTTGGGGTGCCATACTATCGTACCGCTTAGAGCGTCAATTGCAATAAGGCATGGTTTATCAAGTTTTTTAGGAGGGTACTGAGAGGTATCCTTAGGCGCATCTGGTCCCAAAATAACATCACAACCATCTTGCCATGGTTTGTCCTTGAACCAATATTTTTGCATCATAGCACATCCATCGCTCCAACGTATCTCTGTATTATTTTCATCGATAGCTTTAATTACTTTTAGGACATTGATTGCATAAAAACCTTCTATAGAAAAAGGCTCTGTTTTTTTATTCCAATTTTTTAGCGTTACGGGTATGGACTCAAAATCATCAGGACAAATCTCAAGCATTTTATCAATGACATCTTTTTGGAAGATGGGATCCTTTAATCCACCATCAAGATATTCAAATTTTTTGAGCTCATTTGCATCTACCTTTCTCTTAAAACCAATTTCTATACGAATGTTATTGTCTATAGGTCTAAGATATTTTGAACTTATATTTAATATAGACCACATTAGATCCTTAGGTTCACCTTGAAAGCGTAATGGATACGTGTCATCTATAGGCCAAATACTTAGAGGTCTTGTTCCATTAAATCTCTCTTGATATTTATCCCAACTCATGTCATATTGCTCCTTTAATTTTCTTGCTAAGGCCTTCTCTTCTTTTGTTAGATTCATTTCTTTATCTTTTTTAGTAGGAGCCGTATAGGTGTACGCGAGTTTCAAAGTCCTGAGCGAAAAAGAGGTACGGATGGGGGGGGATGATTTTGGCTAATTTAGGATGCCATACTATTGCACCGCTGAGTGCATCAATTGCAATCATGCAAGGTTTATCAAGCTTTTTAGGGGGGTATCTATTAGTATTGTTAGGAGAGTTTGGTCCGAATAGTACATCACAACCATCTTGCC
Above is a genomic segment from Candidatus Phycorickettsia trachydisci containing:
- a CDS encoding ankyrin repeat domain-containing protein: MTNKTTIVPIPGCGWARITIDNKSDIDQNNNFNTMSLYEARMREDMKRIKAHAKATVNGYGEDNLKVKALLNGATLGSIRSVNELLQQGMSVNFKNSCGITPLIAAAERGYIEIVQALIQAGADLNARDNTGSTALIRAAYNGHTGIIKALIEAGADLDLKDNNKNTALMLAAKYDFMKIVYGLCKNGADLRFSPDKTILDCPQVLKIPGLMEELETLMIKQLNQKIEKGYKDLRFEKADAEVAHKLYNKTQYKDNKKLQETIKLFDEASTKYIGDTLLGAQLPIYPTEYKLFEGKLKPAQKEGTKIFKTVPDDSPQKHAVRDDSKISGYSGEKTDMLSQKDIADLLGKYLEIRDIGRLRQVSKIIKTNTMDHDTEVSGDSIKDEVSGTCTEPSILGHQDENDTTSICQ
- a CDS encoding recombinase family protein; translated protein: MKIGYIRVSKVDGSQNFDLQKDALINSGVSEENIYEDQASGAKDNRPGLIACLKALRKGDTLVVWKLDRLGRDLKHLVNTVQDLSERQVGFKVLAGQGANINTTTPNGRLVFGIFAALAEFESELIRERTKAGLAAARARGRKGGRKSALSKAQIRLAQAAMASRDTKVSELCKEIGVTRATLYRYVSPNGTIRPHGQKLLNS